In Pochonia chlamydosporia 170 chromosome 3, whole genome shotgun sequence, the following are encoded in one genomic region:
- a CDS encoding kinesin light chain (similar to Metarhizium robertsii ARSEF 23 XP_011411796.1) produces the protein MGQQVTKDIRSRLEHQTLEELLINDKYVEELERHLLRLPNTSHNNLAKILASWEKALSKSSISRSQSNQPPKGWISSVKDRNSRSYKLGSLWSLQSQDIDIPQNVADVLKQNPRNLLRQTSKNGVGLQSPSDYYEYTCNVETDRILCKILWRFLTTFYYDLISELDATKNLLSKTENGGVAFVVAVICQSGKHDRDIVREKVIGWAKIGRRYRGFMDALCSGCLFLFPEKISDLVWETYVPVKGSAFAKVTQFLREIGIVCKCEEEGWNDLSDQILQTLREPFRSLVPFQVQPSQQSQFRWAGKPSLASAPSDADIHRHESRPQPRQGPNRVVKRTRKKGPASVRQQLQSFTGDLAAHQAPRAEKSFPLVACQSHHASRADRFETQYDTHGVDPQGQLPRKERCWASAPNRARQWLLSSQLSTNDRERDSLNEISLNAVNHDVDQQQRTGKSITDTLGPERTGFGRISALLNDDTNASAIRAIQFEKHILEQIVLGRAADILGEIWFGSPPGFVPFVSLRLSGALRDIIKLSGQEVLMPEPSPDTARTFTGVYSIEFECFRQLIQRDGFGAIFWNEYGGEAFVAMQVLDKELIEAFIQASQATISVLPMLDTVTTGNSA, from the exons ATGGGTCAGCAAGTTACCAAAGACATACGCTCACGAttggagcaccagactttggAAGAATTGCTTATTAACGACAAG TATgtcgaggagcttgagcGGCATCTGTTAAGGCTTCCAAATACATCCCATAACAATCTCGCGAAGATCTTAGCATCATGGGAGAAAGCTCTATCAAAGAGCAGTATTTCAAGATCCCAGTCCAATCAGCCGCCCAAGGGTTGGATTTCATCGGTCAAGGACAGGAATTCCCGGTCATACAAGCTCGGTTCATTATGGTCACTTCAATCCCAAGACATCGACATCCCTCAGAACGTTGCCGACGTTCTCAAACAAAATCCCCGGAATCTTTTACGCCAGACGTCCAAAAACGGTGTCGGCCTTCAATCTCCGTCTGATTACTATGAATACACCTGCAATGTGGAAACAGATCGCATCCTTTGCAAGATCTTATGGAGATTTCTGACGACTTTCTACTATGACCTCATCTCAGAGCTCGACGCTACAAAGAATCTGCTTTCCAAAACTGAAAATGGTGGTGTCGCCTTTGTGGTTGCCGTAATTTGTCAATCAGGAAAGCATGACCGCGATATCGTTCGGGAAAAAGTGATAGGCTGGGCGAAGATAGGTCGAAGATACCGCGGATTCATGGATGCGCTATGTTCAGGATGCTTATTTCTGTTTCCTGAGAAAATCAGCGATCTCGT CTGGGAGACGTATGTGCCTGTTAAAGGGAGCGCGTTTGCCAAGGTTACCCAGTTTCTTCGAGAAATTGGTATTGTTTGCAAatgcgaggaagaaggctggaaTGATTTGAGCGACCAAATCTTACAAACCTTACGCGAACCTTTTCGGAGTCTCGTCCCTTTTCAAGTTCAGCCTAGCCAGCAATCTCAATTCCGATGGGCTGGGAAACCCTCGCTTGCGTCAGCTCCAAGCGATGCCGATATACATAGACATGAATCAAGACCTcaaccaaggcaaggccCCAATCGCGTAGTCAAAAGGACTCGAAAAAAAGGTCCTGCATCCGTGAGGCAACAGCTGCAGAGCTTCACCGGAGATCTTGCGGCTCACCAGGCGCCTCGTGCGGAAAAGAGTTTTCCATTGGTGGCTTGCCAGAGTCACCATGCGTCAAGAGCTGACAGGTTTGAGACGCAATATGACACTCATGGAGTAGATCCTCAGGGTCAGTTGCCTCGAAAGGAACGATGTTGGGCATCAGCTCCCAACCGTGCTCGGCAGTGGCTCCTATCATCTCAGTTATCTACCAACGATCGAGAACGAGATTCACTAAATGAAATCTCACTGAACGCAGTGAACCATGACGTGGATCAGCAGCAGAGAACAGGGAAATCAATTACCGATACTTTGGGACCTGAGAGAACAGGCTTTGGCCGTATCAGCGCTCTTTTGAATGATGATACCAATGCTTCAGCCATTA GGGCGATTCAGTTCGAGAAACATATTCTTGAACAAATAGTTCTCGGACGAGCTGCCGATATTCTGGGTGAAATTTGGTTCGGTAGCCCGCCGGGGTTTGTGCCGTTCGTTTCACTAAGACTATCGGGAGCATTGCGAGATATTATTAAGCTATCTGGTCAAGAGGTCCTTATGCCTGAACCTTCTCCGGATACTGCCAGGACATTTACAGGTGTATACTCAATCGAATTTGAGTGTTTCAGACAATTGATTCAACGCGATGGGTTTGGTGCGATATTTTGGAACGAATACGGGGGAGAAGCGTTCGTAGCGATGCAAGTGTTGGATAAGGAACTGATAGAGGCGTTTATTCAAGCAAGCCAGGCCACTATTAGCGTCCTTCCGATGTTGGATACTGTTACAACTGGCAATTCAGCCTAA
- a CDS encoding endonuclease/exonuclease/phosphatase (similar to Metarhizium robertsii ARSEF 23 XP_007826688.1), which produces MAKTNTERLETIHEYTIPPWSDRIPVVGEHYDYVETDQAPNDVEGIIIATASSQKGDTVGMGGVVRDTTINSAGEVLASYSVTIGTRDEQNPYTAELAAIAMGSMTVMTSNRSALQVIRRPRQQSGQCTIRQIYERTQYLQRRGCSVSLMWVPAENEDFTLKALAKAAAKRAAMCGETPDERPYQARSTKLRLAKVAQQQLGELPEGVASTLADRASAAEDRTLNTWGTGLQAGLSRIIQAMRRNQAV; this is translated from the exons ATGGCAAAGACCAACACGGAACGCTTGGAGACAATCCACGAGTATACTATACCACCTTGGAGTGATCGCATACCCGTAGTGGGCGAGCATTATGACTATGTGGAAACAGACCAGGCACCAAACGACGTGGAAGgtatcatcatcgccactgCCTCCTCGCAAAAAGGTGACACAGTGGGAATGGGAGGTGTTGTGCGTGACACAACGATCAATAGTGCTGGCGAGGTGCTGGCTAGCTACTCCGTCACCATTGGAACACGGGATGAGCAGAATCCGTACACGGCGGAACTGGCAGCTATTGCGATG GGCTCCATGACTGTCATGACAAGCAACCGATCGGCACTACAAGTTATCCGACGACCACGGCAACAATCCGGCCAGTGCACTATACGCCAGATATACGAACGTACCCAGTATCTTCAAAGGAGAGGCTGCTCTGTTTCACTCATGTGGGTGCCGGCGGAGAACGAAGATTTTACACTAAAAGCGctcgccaaggcagcagcgaAGAGAGCGGCAATGTGTGGTGAGACACCAGATGAACGACCATACCAAGCTAGGTCGACAAAGCTACGACTGGCCAAAGTGGCCCAACAGCAACTAGGAGAGCTCCCGGAGGGAGTGG CCTCGACATTGGCGGACCGTGCTTCAGCTGCTGAGGATAGGACGCTGAACACTTGGGGAACTGGCCTTCAAGCAGGCCTGTCAAGGATCATACAAGCGATGAGGCGGAACCAAGCTGTGTAA
- a CDS encoding ribonuclease H-like protein (similar to Metarhizium robertsii ARSEF 23 XP_007826547.1), translated as MSSEIFSSILSPSNQPGSMERVELSSSQLASSSGTSLPTTPSPHPRGTAADFVKADWTLWGRQEWAKWPGFERYIGGQDTRAWWQQFGYRVEDRSTSRQGNKLKWICADCFARGFKKKSDFCFVCSTGAAIKKHLRQAHGILAPNEVARGMGASSLDHQKITHFIDADVNNPHDQFLIGKLRGRFSSKGLRILVLDWITYHNLPFDIVNTERFQRILLYGNPLLDTAHIPSAKTLLRMLESEYKGAVGPVTEVLRSARSQIHFSFDGWTSKSYTSFLGINAQFIDHNFVQHPILLGLRPLSGRHDGASLADEVADTLAFWQINDPDKLGYFTLDNAANNDTCMEDLAFEHDFSPEERRIRCAAHIFNLCVRALLYGSKRENFAAIVAADGDDQDVDEQQIDHAIDEALDGEMDNEDEEMQADAVVHPDEDFMSSHPAPEEINATSFREYGQYGAPGMLHNIGLQLRASPQLYEQFRRSQRKESGKESTLHWVFNNATRWDSDMRMMERALLLRPALNTFFNDVQNRWETESASENTKPAVLQYRLSAYDWKVIEILVKLLKPFEIATKQLQGIGIPGARSTCGSFDEYFPVFEILLDHLESAIEGTILEEVEDPVSKEKRDVEVAIFDGLDNKTRKLLKVFIKLGWKKLHKYYSRLTSAAYVGAVVFNPAKKWRLLDQLWSRVPSRKTKTWRSEYEEKLLEIWERYKEREVGCEVTASTDGASMDYIERRLARSVAGPSGTQTSPFAASSRGGKNTRKTKQSAAGVMADDEYARYCAEDVVNSHNYRSRPIDWWKNNGHRYPRLSLMAVDMLTIPSSSAESERTFSSSGRMMVPLRSRLRREIVAMAQCIRSWSKAGIYTPSLPLLSLSEDTWTDILVSLKDTGDI; from the exons ATGTCCTCCGAAATATTCTCTTCGATCCTTTCCCCGTCGAATCAGCCAGGCTCAATGGAGCGAGTTGAGCTCTCGTCTTCGCAACTCGCTTCGTCTTCAGGAacctcattgccaacaacgccatcgCCCCATCCTCGCGGGACGGCcgccgactttgtcaaggctgatTGGACACTCTGGGGCCGTCAGGAGTGGGCGAAATGGCCGGGATTCGAGCGTTATATTGGCGGCCAGGACACGAGGGCGTGGTGGCAGCAATTTGGGTATCGTGTTGAGGACCGTTCCACCTCGCGCCAGGGCAATAAGCTGAAGTGGATCTGTGCGGACTGCTTCGCCCGAGGCTTTAAGAAGAAGTCAGACTTCTGCTTCGTCTGCTCGACCGGggccgccatcaagaagcaccTTCGCCAAGCCCACGGGATTCTG GCCCCAAACGAAGTTGCCCGCGGCATGGGGGCTTCATCTCTAGATCACCAGAAAATCACCCACTTCATCGACGCCGACGTTAATAACCCTCACGACCAGTTCCTTATCGGCAAGTTGCGTGGAAGATTCAGCAGCAAAGGGCTTCGGATTCTCGTCCTCGACTGGATTACCTACCATAATTTGCCGTTCGACATCGTCAATACCGAGCGGTTCCAGCGAATCCTTCTCTACGGCAATCCGCTCCTTGATACGGCCCATATTCCCTCCGCGAAGACCCTTCTTCGCATGCTCGAATCTGAGTATAAGGGCGCCGTGGGGCCGGTGACCGAAGTGTTGCGTAGCGCTCGATCCCAAATCCATTTCTCCTTCGACGGTTGGACATCCAAGTCGTATACTTCATTCCTCGGGATCAACGCTCAATTCATCGATCATAACTTCGTTCAACACCCAATTCTCCTTGGGCTTCGACCTCTCTCGGGCAGACACGACGGCGCATCGCTTGCCGATGAGGTCGCTGATACGCTCGCATTCTGGCAGATCAACGACCCTGACAAGCTTGGGTACTTCACACTcgacaatgctgccaacaacGACACCTGCATGGAAGATCTTGCCTTCGAACACGACTTCTCTCCCGAAGAGCGACGGATTCGCTGTGCCGCGCATATCTTCAACCTCTGCGTGCGGGCTTTGCTCTACGGGTCGAAGCGAGAGAATTTTGCTGCAATTGTCGCGGCGGATGGCGACGACCAGGATGTGGATGAGCAGCAGATTGACCACGCTATCGACGAGGCCCtggatggagagatggacaacgaggacgaggagatgCAAGCCGATGCTGTCGTACACCCAGATGAAGACTTCATGTCGTCCCACCCAGCTCCAGAGGAGATAAACGCGACCAGTTTCAGGGAGTATGGCCAGTATGGCGCGCCGGGAATGCTTCATAACATCGGGCTTCAGCTGCGAGCAAGTCCACAACTCTATGAGCAGTTTCGTCGGTCTCAGCGTAAGGAATCCGGCAAGGAATCCACGCTCCACTGGGTCTTTAACAACGCCACCCGGTGGGACTCGGACATGCGTATGATGGAGAGAGCCCTTCTCCTCCGGCCGGCGCTCAATACGTTTTTCAATGACGTTCAGAACCGGTGGGAGACGGAGAGCGCTAGCGAGAACACGAAGCCAGCAGTTCTACAGTACCGGTTAAGTGCGTATGACTGGAAGGTCATCGAGATACTTGTCAAGCTTCTGAAACCGTTCGAAATCGCCACAAAACAACTTCAGGGAATTGGTATTCCCGGAGCGAGGTCCACTTGTGGAAGTTTCGATGAATACTTCCCTGTCTTCGAGATCCTCCTTGATCACCTCGAAAGTGCCATTGAAGGTACAATAttggaagaggttgaggatccagtgagcaaggagaagagggatgTCGAAGTTGCCATCTTCGACGGACTTGACAACAAAACTCGGAAATTGCTCAAGGTCTTTATCAAGCTTGGATGGAAGAAGTTGCATAAATACTACAGCCGTCTGACTAGCGCCGCCTATGTAGGCGCTGTTGTTTTCAACCCGGCGAAGAAATGGCGTCTTCTAGATCAACTTTGGTCCCGGGTACCGTCCCGTaagaccaagacttggcGATCGGAGTACGAAGAAAAACTGCTGGAGATCTGGGAGAGGTATAAGGAGCGCGAAGTTGGCTGTGAGGTGACCGCTTCGACTGACGGGGCCTCGATGGATTACATCGAGCGGAGGCTTGCAAGGAGTGTAGCTGGACCATCAGGTACCCAGACTTCGCCCTTTGCAGCGTCCTCGCGCGGGGGCAAGAACACCCGAAAGACAAAACAGTCGGCAGCGGGAGTGATGGCTGACGATGAATATGCTCGGTACTGCGCTGAGGATGTTGTAAACAGTCACAACTACAGGAGCAGGCCGATTGACTGGTGGAAAAATAACGGTCATCGGTACCCGCGACTGTCTCTAATGGCAGTTGATATGCTGACTATTCCATCGTCTTCCGCGGAGAGCGAGAGGACGTTTAGCAGCTCTGGACGTATGATGGTGCCATTGCGGAGCCGACTGAGGAGGGAGATAGTGGCGATGGCTCAATGCATTCGATCATGGAGTAAAGCTGGGATCTACACACCCTCATTGCCGCTTCTTAGCCTGAGTGAAGATACCTGGACTGACATCCTTGTGTCGCTCAAGGATACGGGTGACATTTAA
- a CDS encoding kinase domain-containing protein: protein MFSHDPRTPPYDIRGWDTGDDHFDINIRVNGFRFNVTVSQENFVNSPQALRVFHEIFDKLAAGEDYDPDVWQYSEDIADVFVSHFQQLAPAAAHTGKLTLADLAVRGSFECEYRVVDETPVAGTVTTYSPESASCQEWNIRLLQSSFPVFYPGEIEIPFADGGSIYDIVPQKVRVRGNEYFYKSCWSPYDAINEVKKYSKIAASDIYGQLCISRLFGIVANTDGQTKGLLYDLIEVRGAGTLTYMISFDTPIALRKKWASQIQQTVAGLHSLGIVWGDVKSDNVLIDNGNNAIVIDLEGGTTRGWIDHDVSGSIEGDLQGLEKLVDFIFNDESPLRKGRLSDFDCSDESN from the coding sequence ATGTTCTCGCATGATCCAAGGACGCCTCCGTACGACATACGCGGCTGGGATACCGGGGATGATCACTTTGACATTAACATACGAGTGAATGGATTTCGCTTCAATGTCACAGTGTCCCAAGAGAATTTTGTCAACTCGCCACAAGCTCTGCGCGTTTTCCACGAGATATTCGATAAGCTTGCTGCAGGTGAGGATTACGACCCCGACGTCTGGCAATATTCTGAGGACATCGCCGATGTATTCGTGTCACATTTCCAGCAgctggcaccagcagcagctcaTACTGGAAAGTTAACGCTGGCCGACCTCGCTGTGCGCGGCTCTTTCGAGTGCGAGTACCGTGTTGTGGATGAGACCCCAGTAGCAGGCACCGTCACGACGTATTCACCAGAATCTGCGTCATGTCAGGAGTGGAATATTCGGCTCCTCCAGTCCTCCTTTCCAGTCTTTTATCCTGGAGAAATCGAGATACCCTTCGCAGATGGTGGATCAATCTACGACATCGTGCCTCAAAAAGTCCGCGTCCGCGGCAATGAATACTTCTACAAATCATGTTGGTCACCATACGATGCTATTAATGAGGTGAAAAAATACTCTAAAATTGCAGCCTCCGATATATATGGACAACTTTGCATCTCACGACTCTTCGGCATAGTTGCTAACACAGACGGCCAAACCAAAGGCTTATTGTATGATTTAATCGAAGTTCGCGGCGCCGGGACGTTGACATATATGATCAGCTTTGACACCCCTATTGCATTGCGGAAGAAATGGGCATCACAGATTCAGCAGACAGTAGCAGGCCTTCACAGCCTAGGGATTGTCTGGGGGGATGTCAAATCAGATAATGTTTTGATTGATAATGGCAACAATGCTATCGTCATTGATCTGGAGGGTGGCACGACAAGAGGCTGGATTGATCATGACGTGAGTGGTTCGATCGAAGGGGACTTGCAGGGtttggagaagctggttgaCTTCATTTTCAACGATGAGTCGCCACTCCGCAAAGGTCGTTTGTCGGACTTCGATTGTAGCGACGAATCGAATTAA